GATGGCCATTGCTTTTTTTAAGATGTCTCGCTCCTGCCGAACTTCCTCAAGCTCTCGCCGCAGACTGCGCATCTCCTCCTCGGCGGGCTTCATATGACCTGTGCCGGGAAAGGCATCCACTGGATCAGATCGCAATGCCTTACGCCAGATCCTGATCGCTCCCTGATATAGCCCCAGCTCCCGCTCAATCGCACTGTCGCCCTTCTCGGAATTATCCGCTAATCGAACTGCTCCCCGCTTGAACTCCGCAT
The sequence above is drawn from the Candidatus Latescibacterota bacterium genome and encodes:
- a CDS encoding transposase; translated protein: MRSSKKRYDAEFKRGAVRLADNSEKGDSAIERELGLYQGAIRIWRKALRSDPVDAFPGTGHMKPAEEEMRSLRRELEEVRQERDILKKAMAIFTKDR